In Desulforhopalus sp., the following proteins share a genomic window:
- a CDS encoding acetate kinase: protein MKVLVINSGSSSIKFQLLDMAGESVLATGLVERIGEAEGVIKCTLRPGSPQEQAIKKTMAIADHTCGMRLAVDLLTDKEQGVITDTAEVGAIGHRVVHGGEDFHQPTVITPEVLAAIEKNIPLAPLHNPANLDGIRVARELFVGVTQVAVFDTAFHQTIPPHAYHYALPYELYEQQRIRRYGFHGTSHKFVAGECARLLGRNLAELNLITIHLGNGCSMTAVQNGKSVDTTLGLTPLEGLVMGTRSGDVDPAIHAFLARNCHMDIEAIDKLLNKDSGLKGLCGMNDMRDIHAAIAAGNDRAKLALDVQTYRNKKYIGAFMAVLGRVDAIAFTAGIGENDAVVRAMSLEGLLPFGIVIDDAVNRQRIPGPRRISSPASRVQVWVIPTNEELAIARETQTVLSRP from the coding sequence ATGAAAGTTCTTGTTATAAATTCAGGGAGTTCGTCGATTAAATTTCAGCTCCTCGATATGGCCGGTGAGTCGGTTCTGGCGACGGGCCTGGTCGAGCGTATCGGTGAGGCGGAGGGGGTAATCAAATGCACCCTCAGGCCGGGCAGTCCGCAGGAACAGGCGATCAAGAAGACTATGGCTATTGCCGACCATACCTGCGGCATGCGCCTGGCGGTAGATTTGTTGACCGATAAAGAACAGGGAGTAATTACCGATACGGCGGAAGTCGGTGCTATTGGCCATCGAGTGGTGCATGGCGGCGAAGATTTTCACCAGCCGACGGTCATTACTCCGGAGGTATTGGCGGCGATTGAGAAAAACATTCCCTTGGCACCGCTCCATAACCCGGCCAATTTGGATGGGATTCGGGTGGCCCGGGAGCTTTTTGTCGGGGTGACGCAGGTGGCGGTCTTTGATACGGCCTTCCATCAAACCATTCCGCCCCATGCCTATCACTATGCACTGCCCTATGAGCTCTACGAGCAGCAGAGAATTCGCCGTTACGGCTTCCATGGCACCTCGCATAAATTTGTTGCCGGCGAGTGTGCAAGGCTTTTGGGCCGAAATCTCGCCGAGCTGAATCTGATCACCATCCACCTTGGCAACGGCTGTTCGATGACCGCCGTGCAAAACGGCAAAAGTGTTGACACCACCCTCGGCTTGACGCCCCTTGAAGGCCTGGTCATGGGTACCCGCAGTGGCGATGTCGATCCGGCGATCCATGCCTTTCTAGCCCGTAACTGCCATATGGATATCGAGGCCATCGATAAACTCCTCAATAAGGATTCCGGGCTGAAGGGTCTTTGCGGCATGAACGATATGCGCGATATTCATGCAGCCATAGCCGCTGGCAATGACCGGGCGAAACTGGCCCTTGATGTTCAAACTTACCGAAATAAAAAGTATATCGGCGCTTTTATGGCGGTTCTTGGCCGGGTCGACGCTATCGCCTTCACCGCCGGTATCGGAGAGAACGACGCGGTGGTGCGGGCGATGAGCCTTGAAGGGCTTCTGCCCTTTGGCATTGTCATTGATGATGCGGTGAACCGCCAGCGGATTCCCGGCCCGAGGCGGATCAGCAGCCCGGCCAGCCGGGTGCAGGTCTGGGTCATTCCCACCAATGAGGAATTGGCGATCGCCAGGGAAACACAGACGGTTTTATCCCGGCCATAA
- a CDS encoding YcaO-like family protein, protein MMSPATHLPGKDASLEDTIARATSLLSTMGFKTEAVSWQNPAPDCWSVHLRSTSCSHLYTNGKGISKLAALASAYGEFFERLATSFFFADCYLGGQNNQQPFVFYPDEKWFPPGKGTNIPKKSPDGTELLTSSLRKFYSCGGELAFEHLYDNNTDPSGRGISALPFTNLATGKEVYFPVSLLNNLYVSNGMAAGNSRSECGAQALSEIIERHVKNTIIAQGLCLPDVPPAVLRQSPIIGHILDRLAEEGLIVRVKDASFGGQFPVICALLTDTRSGGVFAAFGANYRFFTAIERTLTELLQGRNLEGLKHFQPPCHDLAQVADPFNLESHFVDSDGLLAWSMFRDKADFPFSPWDFHGSTAEEFARLQALISGRGTQLFRAEYQHCGMYSCRIIAPGMSEIYPLDDLIYNNRATAASLRAGLLKLPKMTDDQLGQFLDALEDLGESDHLLVSHCIGIVFDEDSAWTSLRIGELKALLLLVMHNHQEAQHWCLWCLDHAGLPAPRHRLYRLLHTLLGFAIEGQEANDYSTSLSLLYASEEIRNGQAIVNGQITFPGLTFGDSWTEIATEHSQLLAIYDRLNALKISAAQQKA, encoded by the coding sequence ATGATGTCTCCCGCAACGCACCTCCCCGGCAAGGACGCCAGCCTCGAAGATACTATTGCCAGGGCCACTTCGCTTTTGTCGACCATGGGGTTCAAAACGGAGGCGGTGAGCTGGCAAAATCCCGCGCCCGACTGCTGGTCGGTGCACCTGCGCTCCACCTCCTGTTCCCATCTCTACACCAACGGCAAGGGTATTTCAAAACTTGCTGCCCTGGCCAGCGCCTATGGAGAATTCTTCGAGCGGCTTGCCACCAGCTTCTTTTTTGCCGACTGCTATCTCGGTGGCCAAAACAACCAACAGCCCTTTGTTTTTTATCCGGACGAGAAGTGGTTCCCGCCTGGCAAAGGGACAAATATTCCAAAAAAATCCCCGGATGGCACTGAGTTACTCACCAGCAGTTTAAGAAAATTCTACAGCTGCGGCGGAGAGTTGGCCTTTGAGCATCTCTACGACAACAATACCGACCCGTCCGGTCGCGGTATAAGTGCCCTGCCTTTTACCAATCTTGCAACCGGCAAAGAAGTGTATTTTCCGGTAAGCCTTCTTAACAATCTCTATGTCAGCAACGGCATGGCCGCCGGCAATTCCCGGTCGGAATGCGGGGCCCAGGCGTTGTCGGAGATCATTGAACGGCATGTCAAAAACACCATTATCGCCCAGGGCCTTTGTCTGCCGGATGTCCCTCCGGCAGTTCTCCGCCAGTCTCCCATCATTGGCCACATCCTTGACCGCCTCGCCGAAGAGGGCTTGATCGTTCGAGTCAAAGATGCCTCTTTTGGCGGACAATTCCCGGTAATTTGCGCCCTCCTCACCGATACCAGAAGCGGAGGAGTCTTTGCCGCCTTCGGCGCCAACTACCGGTTTTTCACAGCCATTGAGCGGACCCTTACCGAGCTCCTGCAGGGACGCAACCTGGAGGGCCTGAAGCACTTCCAGCCTCCTTGTCACGATCTGGCCCAGGTTGCCGACCCCTTTAATCTCGAAAGCCATTTTGTCGATTCCGATGGGCTTTTGGCCTGGTCGATGTTTCGCGATAAGGCTGATTTCCCCTTCTCGCCCTGGGATTTTCACGGTAGCACCGCTGAGGAATTTGCTCGCCTGCAGGCCCTGATAAGTGGACGCGGCACGCAACTTTTCCGCGCCGAATACCAGCACTGCGGTATGTACAGCTGCCGGATTATCGCACCGGGCATGTCGGAGATCTACCCCCTCGACGACCTGATTTACAACAATCGCGCCACCGCGGCCTCCCTGCGCGCAGGCCTGCTGAAACTCCCGAAGATGACCGATGATCAGCTCGGCCAGTTTCTCGATGCCCTGGAAGACCTCGGTGAAAGCGACCATCTCCTCGTTTCGCATTGCATCGGCATTGTCTTTGATGAAGATTCCGCCTGGACATCCCTGCGCATCGGCGAGCTGAAGGCCCTCCTTCTCCTGGTAATGCACAATCATCAAGAGGCTCAGCACTGGTGCCTTTGGTGTCTCGATCACGCAGGTCTCCCAGCCCCTCGCCATCGCCTGTATCGCCTCCTCCACACCCTCCTTGGCTTTGCCATCGAAGGGCAGGAGGCAAACGACTATAGCACCAGTTTATCGCTTCTCTACGCGAGTGAGGAAATACGCAACGGCCAGGCTATCGTTAACGGCCAAATCACCTTCCCAGGTCTCACCTTTGGGGATTCATGGACGGAGATCGCAACGGAACATAGCCAGCTCCTTGCCATCTATGACCGGTTGAACGCTCTCAAAATCTCCGCGGCGCAGCAAAAGGCTTAA